The Mesorhizobium sp. AR02 genomic interval AGGCAGTAGCCGCGCTCCAGGCCCCAGACACCGCCGCTGGTGCCGACATCGACGAGATGGATACCCTTGGTGGCCAGTTTCGCCGCCTGGTCGACGGCGTCGTGATAGTAGGAATTGCCGCCGTCGATGACGATGTCGCCGGGCTCCATCAGGGCCGACACCTGATCGATGATCTTGCCGGTGATCGCTGCCGGCAGCATCAGCCAGACGCAGCGCGGCTTGGCGAGCTTGCCGACGAATTCCGTCAGGGATGCCGCCCCCAGGGCGCCGTCGCTAACCAGGGCCGCGACGCTGGCGGGGTTGATGTCGTAGACGACGCATTCATGGCCGTCGCGCATCAGGCGGCGGACCATGTTGGCGCCCATCCGGCCCAGTCCCATCATTCCGATCTGCATGGTTTCGTCCCGATTGCTTGAGGAAAGAACAAATCTATCGGCCCCGCTGCTTAATCATGATGCGTCAATGTCGACGCTGAAGTCGACATTCTCCCAACGCATCGCATCGGGCCAGAAAAAAGTGAAGACGAGGGTGCTTCCCGGCTCCAGTCCGGCGACCGGCAGGTCGACCAGATGGACGCCGAAAGCGTTTTCTATGGTCTTGTGGTCCTGGATCGTCAGCCAATTGTCGCTGCTCCAATGGACAACGCCAGGCGCCGAAAGCTCGACGCGCAGGGCCTTGCCGGCCGGGATGGAGCGGATCTTGTTGTTGAAGCGCCATATCCTGAGCGGCGAGCTTGTCTTGCCCTTGATGTAGCGCTCGACGCCTTGCGGCGGCATGTCGAAGACCGCGCCGTCGCGCAGCGATCGCAACAGCTTGATGTGCTCGGCATGCGCCCAGACCAGCGGCATGGCGCTGCCGGACGGTTTGCCCAGCCACAGTTCGCGGTCCGGCACATCCGGGCTGTCCCAGACCTGTTCCGGTAGCAGCCCGCCTATACCCGCCGAGCGCTCGAAGGTCTCGAGAAGCTCCGCGGCTTTCTCCTTACGGCCAGCCGCCAGCTCATAATGCGCCCGCTCGCCGGTGAGCAGGGGCCATGCGCGTCCCTGGCCGGTGCCGTCAAAAGGCGTGCCATCCTCGTGCTCGCCATAGCCGTCGCCGGTGTAGCGGTACCAGACCGGGCCTTGCGGCAGATCGCAACGCAAAAGGGCATCGACGGCCTTGACGGTATCGACGATGCGCGGATCGTCGGCCGCCCTGAGGCCAAAGCGAACCAGGGCCAGAGCGTCGGGGCTGATTATGGCTTCTGCCGGTTTGTCGGTGTCGCCCGGCGGCCGGTTCTTGATCGGCACGAAGCCGTCTTTCGGCGTAGCGGCGCCCGCATCGTCCGGCGGCGCGATGCGGACATAGTAGCCTCTGACGCCTGCCTCGATGCAGACCTGAGTGCCCGTGACGTAGGTCCAGCGTTCGACCTGATCGTTCCAGCAATCAGCGGTTTCGCGCAGGTAGTTTGCCGGCTCGCTCTTTCCGACGACATCCAGCATGTCGGCGGCGGCAAGCAGCGCGGCGATTTCGACGGCCAGCGTGAACGGGCTATATCCGGCGTCTTCCTCCCAGCGGTCCTCGCCGGTGACGGGGCCGTTGCGCACGACATAGGAGGCCGCGCTTTCGATCATGGCCAGGAAATCGGCGAGCCTGGCGCGCGGCAGGTGGCCTGCGCGGCGCAAGGCGTCGGCCAGAAGCAGCGGAAAGGCGCATTCATCCATCTGGATGCCCGGCCAGTAGGCGGTGCCGTCCGACCAGACATTCTGCGGCCAGTGGCCGTCCGGCTGCTGGATCGATCGCAGATAGGTCAGAATCTGCAGCGCCTGTTTGCCGTCGCCGGCGGCAAGGAAACCGCCAGCGGTCTCGACCAGGTCGCGCGGCCAGACCAGATGGTAGCCGCCGAGATCGTCGTCGCCCTTGTTGAAGCCCCACGGGATCGACAGGCTGGCAACGGCAGCACCCGGTCTCGCGACCGAGAGATGCGAGGCCAGAACCGCTGTGCTCACACGATAGGTGTTCAGCCCGGAGGCGGTGTGGCGGTCGAGCTTCTCAAGCCCGGTTTGAAATGTCCGCCAGTTCTCGACATAGGTTTCGGCGGCGGCGTCGAAACCCTGCTTCAGACTGGCCAGCGCCAGGTCGGCGGCTGCTTCCGGCGAGGCGCCGAAGCCAAGCGCCAGCAAGGCTGTGGTCTTGCCGGCGGAAAAGCCGATCTCGCCGGTCAGGGCGACATTGCCGTCTTCCGCCCGTTGGCAGGAGGGATCGAGCGCACCGCCGTTCTGCAATTGCTGCCATCCGTCGGAGAAACCGACATAGCCGGCCGAACAGCTATGCCAGGGCAGCGAGGAGACCAGCGCCAGGGATACGCCGCGCCCCGTGGCGAAGAGCATGCGCTGGCCCTTGTGTTCGCCAGCCCAGGCAGTGTTGCCCATGCCGGCGTTGACGAGGTGCGGCGCAAGCAGCGCGTAGACATGGTAGTCGGTCGCCGAACCTTTCAGCGGTGCGAATGCGATCTCCTGCAGCAGGACAGGCCGTTTCGGATCCGTAATGATACGCTTTTCGATACGGTAGGCACCGTCTGTCGCGGTGTTGGTCAGCCTGTAGCCCGGCACGCCGTCCTCGAACGGCGCGATGGTGTGCGCGGCGTCGCGCTTCTCCTCCGAGAAATAGCCACCGGGGCCGGTGACGATCAGCTCCATGTCGCGCGTGCAGGCACTGTCGAGACGCGGATAGTAGATCTCGTTCAAGATGCCGTGGCTGATCGTGAACCAGAGCGGGCTCTTGGCTGAAAACGCGGTGCCAACGCCACTCTTGGCGCTTGATGTCCAGCGGGCCGGTATCCCGGGCGCGCCTTTGGCAACGATCGGCGTTACTGCCATCAATTGGCCTCCTGTCGTGCTCCTAGACCATGTGCCGGCGGCTTTTTCAATCATCGCACCGCAAGTTGATCGAAAGGGCTACGAGCTTTGCAGTTGACAGCTTGCGGTTCGTCTGCATTTGTCTGACAATAGATAAAAAACAGGGACTGTGCGTAACGATCATCGGGCAAAACTAGCAACTTTGGGAGGAAATCACATGAAGAAACTGCTCGTTCTGGGTGCGCTGACGGCTATGTTGGCCTCGGGCACGGCACTTGCCGACACCAGCGGCAAGAAGATCGCATTCTCCAACAATTACGCCGGCAATTCGTGGCGGCAGGCGATGCTCGACAGCTACGGCATCGTCACCAAGAAGGCGGTCGACGACAAGGTCGTCGGCGCGGCCGACATCTTCACCACCGCCGACAAGGAAGTGCCGACGCAGGCAGCGCAGGTGCAGAACCTGATTCTGCAGGGCTATGACGCCATCGTCATCAATGCCGCCTCGCCGGATGCGCTCAACGGCGCCATCAAGCAGGCCTGCGATGCCGGCATCACCGTCGTCTCCTTCGATGGCACCGTCACCGAGCCCTGCGCCTATCGCGTCGTCGTCGACTTCAAGGATATGGGCAAGCAGGAAGTCGAGCAGATGGCCAAGTTCCAGCCCAAGGGCGGGAACCTTTTGGAAATCCGTGGCCTGGCCGGCACCTCGATCGACGATGCCATCCATGCCGGCATCCTCGAAGGCGTCGCCGCGCATCCCGAGTTCAAGATCGTCGGCTCGGTGACCGGCGACTGGGACCAGACGACGGCGCAGAAAGCGGTTGCGACCATCCTGCCCTCATTGCCCGACATCGTCGGCATCGTCGACCAGGGTGGTGACGGCTATGGCGCCGCACAGGCTTTCGCCGCCGCCAACAAGCCGCGCCCGACCATCATCATGGGCAACCGGCAGGACGAGCTGAAGTGGTGGAAGGAGCAGAAGGACAAGGACGGCTACAAGACCTGGTCGGCATCGATCGCGCCCGGCGTGTCGTCGCTCGCCTTCTGGGTGGCGCAGCAGGTGCTCGATGGCCGCAAGGACATTCCGCACGACCTGCTGGTGCCGTATCTGGCCTTCACCCAGGACGATTTCGAGGCAGCCCTGCCGAAGATCAAGGAAGGCGGCGTCGCCACCCACGAATACACGCAGGAAGATGCCCTCGCGGCGATTAAGGCCAACATCAAGTGAATGTCGCGCCAGCGTTGCCCTTCGTACCATCGCGCGGATATCTCTAGGCATGCCTGAAGGGAACGCGGACATCATCAGACTGAACGGCGCCGAAAAACATTTCGGCGCCGTTCGCGCGCTGGGCGGCGTGGACTTCCATGTCGGGCCTGGTGAGTGCGTCGGCCTGGTCGGCCACAATGGCGCCGGCAAATCGACGCTGATGCATATGGTGGCAGGCACGCTCACGCCCGACAGCGGCAAGATCGGCGTGCATGGCGGCATCGAGGACAACTACTCGGTGTCGCGGGCGCAAAAGCTCGGCATACGTTGCGTGTTCCAGGAACTGTCGCTGTGCCCCAATCTCAGCGTCGCCGAGAACACACGCATCAACCACGCGTCGCTCTCTGGCATCGGCTGGCGGCGCAAGGCGGCAGCACTCATCACCGCCAAGCTGGATGAGATCTTCCCCGACCATGGTATCTCGGCCTGGGATATTGTCGGTGATCTGTCTATCGGCCGGCGCCAGATGGTCGAGGTGGCGCGCGCCTTCACGGTGACGCAGGACCGGCTCGATCTCGTCATCCTCGACGAGCCGACGTCGTCGCTCGACGCGCATACGGCCGGCCAGTTGCTGGCCTTTGTCCGCCGCTTCGTCGCCGGTGGCAAAAGCTGCATCCTGATTTCGCATGTGCTGGGCGAGGTGCTGAAAAACGCCGACCGCATCGTGGTGATGCGCGACGGCAAGGTGGTCGTCGCCGACGCGGCAAATGCCTTCGACCGCGACCGGCTGGTGACGGCGATGGGCGGTGCGGAAGCGCGCCAGAAGATCGCGGCGGAGATCGCCGCCGCCAAGCCGGTAGCCAGCCCGTTGCGGGTTCGGGCGCGTCCCGCCGCGCAGAAGGACGGCACCGACCTTGTCGCCTGTGCCGGCGAGGTCATTGGCCTTGCAGGTTTGGCGGGACATGGGCAGACCGACCTGCTGCTGGCGATCTTCAGCGGGGCATCGCGCGCCAAGGCAGGCATCGAGGTGACAGCACCTGTGGCGCTGGTCGCTGGCGATCGCCAGTCGGACGGCATCTTCCCGCAATGGTCGATCGCGCAAAATATCGGCATCCGCTCGCTGGCGCGGTTGCGCAACGGGCTGCTGATCTCGCCGCAGCGCGAGGCCGAACTTGCCGCGGTCTGGCAGAAGAAGATCGGCATCCGCACGCCCGACATGAACAACAACATTTTTTCGCTGTCGGGCGGCAACCAGCAGAAGGCGCTGTTTGCCCGCGCTCTCGGCTCGGACGCTGAGATCGTGCTGATGGACGATCCAATGCGCGGCGTCGATATCGGCACCAAGCTGGAGGTCTATGACCTCGTGCGCGAGGAAGCCCGCAATGGCCGCACCTTCCTCTGGTACACCACGGAAACCGAAGAACTCGACAATTGCGACCATGTCTACGTCTTCAAGAACGGCCGCATCGTCGCCAATCTGCGCCGCGACGAATTGACGGAAGAGAAGATCATCCAGTCCTCCTTCGGCGACGCGGCCTGAGATGACGGCGGCGAGCCTCGACACCGGCCGAAAGAACTCCGCCGAGCGTGGCGCGCTGGCCCGCGCCCGCCTGCTGCGCGGGCTGCTGCCGGCGCTGTCGCTGACGCTGGTGCTGCTCGCCATCGCCTGGCTCAACCCGCGCGCCATCAGCTATTTCGGTTTCAGCCTGATGCTGAACCTGGCGATCCCGATCGCATTGGCGACAATCGCCCAGATGTTCGTCATATCAGGCAATGAGCTCGACCTGTCGATCGGCACCTTTGTCGGTTTCGTCGGCTGCGTCACCGCGACCTGGCTGAAGGACGCGCCGCTCATCGGTGTCGTCATCCTGCTCGGGTCGATCGGTGTCTATGCGCTGCTCGGCGCGCTGATCCATCTGCGCAATTTGCCGTCGATCGTGGTGACGCTCGGCATGAGCTTCGTCTGGCAGGGGTTGGCCATTCTCGTCCTGCCCAAGCCCGGTGGCAAGGCGCCGGACTGGCTGCTGGCGATCATGGCGTTCAAGCCGCCTTTCATTCCGTTCCCGATCATCGCGGCGCTGCTGATCGGGCTCATCGTCCATTTCGGCCTGATGCGCACCTCCTACGGCGTGATCCTGCGCGGCTCCGGCGGCAATCCGGCGGCACTCAAGCGTGCCGGCTGGTCGCTGCTCAAGACCAAGATCGTGCTGTTTGCGCTGGCCGGCCTGTTCGGCGTGCTGTCGGGCATGGCGCTGATCGGCATCACCACCTCGGCCGACGCCAATATCGGCAATGGTTACACGCTGCTGGCGATCGCCGGCGTCATCCTCGGCGGCGGCGAATTCGTCGGCGGCCGGGTGTCGCCGATCGGCGCGGTGATCGGCGCGCTGACGCTGGCGCTGGCCGCCTCGCCGCTGCTCACCTTCATGCACATCCCGCCCGACTGGCAGGTGGCCGCCAACGGCGCCATCCTGATCATCGTTCTGGCGGCGCGGGTGCTGATCAGCCGCAGGGAGAGGTGAGCGATGATTCTGGTGAAATCGCTGGCTGGCAAACCCTGGATCTGGTCGTTCATCGGAGCGCTGGTGGTCTGGCTGGCAACGATCGCCTTCACCGGTGGCTATGGCGCCGGCGGCATGGTCACGGCGGCGTTGTCGCTCGCGGTGTTCACGGTCATCGTCGGCGTCGGCCAGATGTTCGTCATCACGCTCGGGCCGGGCAATGTCGACCTATCGCTGCCGGCCAATATCGGCCTGGCCAGCGCCGTCGCCATGAAGGTGATGGCCGGCAGCGATTCCATGATCGTCGTCGGGTTGTTGGCCGCGCTCGCCTGCGGCGCGGCGATCGGCGTCGTCAACTATCTGCTGATCTGGGCGCTGCGCATTCCGCCGATCATCGCCACGCTGTCAGCGAGCTTCATCATCCAGTCGATCGACATCAGCTACGGGCGTGGACTGCAGATAAAGCCGCCTCCAGGCTTTGCCGATTTCGCCAATTGGCAGATACTGGGCATTCCGGTGCTGGCGTTGCTGACCGTGCTGTTCACCATTGGGGCGGCCATCGCCTTGCAGCGCATGATCTATGGCCGCTCGGTGCTGGCGATCGGCCAGAACATCCGCGCCGCCTGGCTCGCCGGCGTCAATGTCGGCCGCATCCGCTTCCTCACCTACACGCTGTCGGGCGCGCTAGGCGGCATCGATGGCGCGCTGCTGGCCGGCTATTTCCGGGGCGCCAATGTCGACATCGGCAATGAATATCTGCTGGCGTCGATCGCCGTCGTGGTCATCGGCGGCACGTCGGTCGCTGGCGGCAAGGCCAATGTTCCGGGCGTCTGGGGCGCGGCGCTGTTTCTGGTGCTGCTTTTGACCATGCTCAACACCTTCGGCGTCAGCGCCGGCGTACGTCTGCTGCTGACAGGGTTGATCATTGTCGGGGTGATTACGGCGGCGGGTGGGGAAAAGGCGGTGCGGTAGCCGTGGAGGATCACGACGCGTTCACGGAGTTCCCGGACAATCGTTAGGCCAGCCCAACATCGGGTTCCCATTCGTGGCGCGGCCTAGTAAACCCTTCCGCGATCGCAGTTGGCCTCGGGAGGGCTCCGCTTGTCCAGTTCTGTCAGCGTCGTGAACGAGAATGGCGTCGCCCTCGTCACCATCGACAATCCGCCGGTCAACGCGCTGAGTTTTCATGTCCGCGAGCCGCTGATGCAGGCACTGGTCGCCTTGCGTGACGATGCCTCGGTCGCGGCTATTGTCATCGCCTGCGCCGGCCGGACTTTTGTCGCCGGCGCCGACATCACCGAATTCGGCAAGCCGGTGCAGCAGCCCGATCTGCGCGCCATCGTGGCCATGCTGGAAACCATCGCCAAGCCGACAGTCGCCGCCATCCACGGCACCGCGCTCGGCGGCGGCCTCGAACTGGCGCTCGGCTGCCATTTCCGCGTTGCCGATGCCGGCGCCAAGCTCGGTCTGCCCGAGGTGAAGCTCGGCATCCTTCCCGGCGGCGGCGGAACGGTGCGGCTGCCGCGCCTGGTCGGCGCGGTGAAGGCGCTGAAGATGATCGTTTCGGGTACACCGATCGGCGCGACCGAAGCGCATGCCGCCGGTCTGGTCGATGCCGTTTTTGAACGCGATCTGATCACGCATGCCGTGAACTTCGCCCGGGAAATCGCCCGCAAGGGTGGCCCGTTCACGCCGGTGCGCGATCGCAATGACTTGCTTGGGGAAACGGATCTCGCGGCTTTCGACGCCGAGGCAGCAGACCTTGCAAAGAAGGCGCGGGGCCTCGAAGC includes:
- a CDS encoding glucan 1,4-alpha-glucosidase, encoding MAVTPIVAKGAPGIPARWTSSAKSGVGTAFSAKSPLWFTISHGILNEIYYPRLDSACTRDMELIVTGPGGYFSEEKRDAAHTIAPFEDGVPGYRLTNTATDGAYRIEKRIITDPKRPVLLQEIAFAPLKGSATDYHVYALLAPHLVNAGMGNTAWAGEHKGQRMLFATGRGVSLALVSSLPWHSCSAGYVGFSDGWQQLQNGGALDPSCQRAEDGNVALTGEIGFSAGKTTALLALGFGASPEAAADLALASLKQGFDAAAETYVENWRTFQTGLEKLDRHTASGLNTYRVSTAVLASHLSVARPGAAVASLSIPWGFNKGDDDLGGYHLVWPRDLVETAGGFLAAGDGKQALQILTYLRSIQQPDGHWPQNVWSDGTAYWPGIQMDECAFPLLLADALRRAGHLPRARLADFLAMIESAASYVVRNGPVTGEDRWEEDAGYSPFTLAVEIAALLAAADMLDVVGKSEPANYLRETADCWNDQVERWTYVTGTQVCIEAGVRGYYVRIAPPDDAGAATPKDGFVPIKNRPPGDTDKPAEAIISPDALALVRFGLRAADDPRIVDTVKAVDALLRCDLPQGPVWYRYTGDGYGEHEDGTPFDGTGQGRAWPLLTGERAHYELAAGRKEKAAELLETFERSAGIGGLLPEQVWDSPDVPDRELWLGKPSGSAMPLVWAHAEHIKLLRSLRDGAVFDMPPQGVERYIKGKTSSPLRIWRFNNKIRSIPAGKALRVELSAPGVVHWSSDNWLTIQDHKTIENAFGVHLVDLPVAGLEPGSTLVFTFFWPDAMRWENVDFSVDIDAS
- a CDS encoding sugar ABC transporter ATP-binding protein — its product is MPEGNADIIRLNGAEKHFGAVRALGGVDFHVGPGECVGLVGHNGAGKSTLMHMVAGTLTPDSGKIGVHGGIEDNYSVSRAQKLGIRCVFQELSLCPNLSVAENTRINHASLSGIGWRRKAAALITAKLDEIFPDHGISAWDIVGDLSIGRRQMVEVARAFTVTQDRLDLVILDEPTSSLDAHTAGQLLAFVRRFVAGGKSCILISHVLGEVLKNADRIVVMRDGKVVVADAANAFDRDRLVTAMGGAEARQKIAAEIAAAKPVASPLRVRARPAAQKDGTDLVACAGEVIGLAGLAGHGQTDLLLAIFSGASRAKAGIEVTAPVALVAGDRQSDGIFPQWSIAQNIGIRSLARLRNGLLISPQREAELAAVWQKKIGIRTPDMNNNIFSLSGGNQQKALFARALGSDAEIVLMDDPMRGVDIGTKLEVYDLVREEARNGRTFLWYTTETEELDNCDHVYVFKNGRIVANLRRDELTEEKIIQSSFGDAA
- a CDS encoding ABC transporter permease; amino-acid sequence: MTAASLDTGRKNSAERGALARARLLRGLLPALSLTLVLLAIAWLNPRAISYFGFSLMLNLAIPIALATIAQMFVISGNELDLSIGTFVGFVGCVTATWLKDAPLIGVVILLGSIGVYALLGALIHLRNLPSIVVTLGMSFVWQGLAILVLPKPGGKAPDWLLAIMAFKPPFIPFPIIAALLIGLIVHFGLMRTSYGVILRGSGGNPAALKRAGWSLLKTKIVLFALAGLFGVLSGMALIGITTSADANIGNGYTLLAIAGVILGGGEFVGGRVSPIGAVIGALTLALAASPLLTFMHIPPDWQVAANGAILIIVLAARVLISRRER
- a CDS encoding ABC transporter substrate-binding protein, whose translation is MKKLLVLGALTAMLASGTALADTSGKKIAFSNNYAGNSWRQAMLDSYGIVTKKAVDDKVVGAADIFTTADKEVPTQAAQVQNLILQGYDAIVINAASPDALNGAIKQACDAGITVVSFDGTVTEPCAYRVVVDFKDMGKQEVEQMAKFQPKGGNLLEIRGLAGTSIDDAIHAGILEGVAAHPEFKIVGSVTGDWDQTTAQKAVATILPSLPDIVGIVDQGGDGYGAAQAFAAANKPRPTIIMGNRQDELKWWKEQKDKDGYKTWSASIAPGVSSLAFWVAQQVLDGRKDIPHDLLVPYLAFTQDDFEAALPKIKEGGVATHEYTQEDALAAIKANIK
- a CDS encoding ABC transporter permease gives rise to the protein MILVKSLAGKPWIWSFIGALVVWLATIAFTGGYGAGGMVTAALSLAVFTVIVGVGQMFVITLGPGNVDLSLPANIGLASAVAMKVMAGSDSMIVVGLLAALACGAAIGVVNYLLIWALRIPPIIATLSASFIIQSIDISYGRGLQIKPPPGFADFANWQILGIPVLALLTVLFTIGAAIALQRMIYGRSVLAIGQNIRAAWLAGVNVGRIRFLTYTLSGALGGIDGALLAGYFRGANVDIGNEYLLASIAVVVIGGTSVAGGKANVPGVWGAALFLVLLLTMLNTFGVSAGVRLLLTGLIIVGVITAAGGEKAVR